A region from the Gossypium hirsutum isolate 1008001.06 chromosome A08, Gossypium_hirsutum_v2.1, whole genome shotgun sequence genome encodes:
- the LOC107893893 gene encoding lon protease homolog 1, mitochondrial — protein MLKLLSSTSSRVHCLTTPTPSLRIKQEPNSVFYALGRLTGLTQRSPKNSFFRACFCSDSSNGSGSGSGSQPAVEVDEKGAESQSGSDSKASSAIVSTYPKPEDYLTVLALPLPHRPLFPGFYMPIYVKDPKLLAALQESRKRQAPYAGAFLLKDEPGTESSTSSETEKSVYDIKGKELFNRLHEVGTLAQISSIQGDQVILIGHRRLRITEMVSEDPLTVKVDHLKRKPYNKDDDVIKATSFEVISTLRDVLKTSSLWRDHVQTYSQHIGDFNFPRLADFGAAISGANKLQCQQVLEELDVHKRLQLTLELVKKEMEISKIQESIAKAIEEKISGEQRRYLLNEQLKAIKKELGLETDDKTALSAKFKERLEPNREKCPPHVLQVIEEELTKLQLLEASSSEFNVTRNYLDWLTVLPWGNYSDENFDVIRAQTILDEDHYGLTDVKERILEFIAVGKLRGTSQGKIICLSGPPGVGKTSIGRSIARALNRKFFRFSVGGLSDVAEIKGHRRTYIGAMPGKMVQCLKNVGTANPLVLIDEIDKLGRGHAGDPASALLELLDPEQNANFLDHYLDVPIDLSKVLFVCTANVVDNIPNPLLDRMEVIAIAGYIADEKMHIARDYLEKTAQETCGVKPEQVEVTDAALLGLIENYCREAGVRNLQKHIEKIYRKIALRLVREGSSNESVISGEVVQSAEAKAEVDETDQHAAANETAAEVESVGNSSHELKSESSVQTSDQPKDPKDATETEKLKETETSKAVEKVSVDASNLADFVGKPVFHAERIYDQTPVGVVMGLAWTAMGGSTLYIETTEVEQGEGKGALHVTGQLGDVMKESAQIAHTLARTILLEKEPANPFFANTKLHLHVPAGATPKDGPSAGCTMITSLLSLAMKMPVRKDLAMTGEVTLTGKILPIGGVKEKTIAARRSEVKTIIFPSANKRDYDELAPNVREGLDVHFVDDYSQIFNLAFDNNTGN, from the exons ATGCTGAAACTCCTGTCTTCCACTTCTTCTCGTGTCCACTGCCTCACAACACCGACACCGAGCCTCCGAATCAAGCAGGAGCCCAATTCTGTGTTCTATGCATTGGGTCGACTTACCGGGTTGACTCAGAGGAGCCCTAAGAATTCGTTCTTCAGGGCTTGCTTCTGTTCTGATTCCAGCAATGGGTCTGGGTCGGGTTCTGGGTCCCAACCGGCGGTCGAGGTCGACGAAAAGGGAGCTGAGTCACAGTCCGGGTCTGACTCGAAAGCGTCGTCCGCGATTGTGTCTACTTACCCCAAGCCAGAAGATTATTTGACG GTTTTGGCGTTACCTTTACCTCATAGACCCCTTTTCCCTGGATTCTATATGCCTATTTATGTCAAG GATCCTAAGCTGTTAGCAGCTTTGCAAGAAAGCCGAAAGAGGCAAGCTCCATATGCTGGTGCTTTCCTTCTTAAAGATGAACCAGGGACTGAGTCTAGCACTAGTTCTGAAACAGAGAAAAGTGTATATGATATTAAGGGAAAGGAGTTGTTTAATCGACTCCATGAAGTTGGCACCCTTGCCCag ATCTCAAGCATCCAAGGAGACCAGGTTATCCTTATTGGTCACAGGCGGCTTCGAATTACAGAAATG GTCAGTGAAGATCCCCTTACAGTCAAAGTTGATCATCTCAAG A GAAAACCTTATAACAaggatgatgatgtcataaaggCAACATCATTTGAGGTTATATCAACCCTAAGAGATGTTTTGAAAACTAGTTCACTTTGGAGGGATCATGTTCAAACGTATAGTCAG CATATAGGTGATTTCAATTTTCCAAGATTGGCAGATTTTGGAGCTGCAATATCTGGTGCAAACAAATTGCAATGCCAACAAGTTCTTGAAGAGTTGGAT GTGCATAAGCGTTTACAACTTACGCTGGAATTAGTAAAAAAGGAAATGGAAATAAGCAAGATTCAG GAATCAATTGCAAAAGCAATTGAGGAAAAGATTAGTGGTGAACAACGCCGATACTTGTTGAATGAGCAGCTTAAGGCAATAAAGAAG GAACTTGGTTTGGAAACGGATGACAAAACCGCCCTTTCAG CAAAGTTCAAGGAAAGACTTGAACCAAATAGAGAAAAATGCCCACCTCATGTGTTGCAAGTTATAGAAGAGGAGCTAACAAAGCTGCAGCTGTTGGAGGCCAGTTCGAGTGAATTTAACGTAACTCGGAACTATCTGGATTGGTTAACAGTACTCCCTTGGGGAAATTACAG tgatgaaaattttgatgttatTCGGGCACAAACAATTCTTGATGAAGATCATTATGGATTAACTGATGTTAAGGAAAGAATATTGGAATTTATAGCTGTTGGAAAACTCAGAGGAACTTCACAAG GTAAAATTATCTGTCTCTCTGGCCCACCTGGAGTGGGCAAAACTAGTATTGGTCGTTCCATTGCCCGTGCTTTGAACCGTAAGTTCTTCCGGTTCTCTGTTGGAGGACTGTCTGATGTTGCTGAAATCAAG GGGCATCGTCGAACCTATATTGGTGCTATGCCAGGAAAGATGGTGCAGTGCCTGAAAAATGTGGGGACAGCAAACCCTCTTGTTCTAATTGATGAGATAGACAAG CTGGGGAGGGGACATGCTGGCGATCCAGCAAGTGCTTTGCTTGAACTCCTTGATCCTGAGCAAAATGCTAACTTTTTGGATCACTATCTTGATGTGCCAATTGACCTATCAAAG GTTTTGTTTGTTTGTACTGCGAATGTTGTGGACAACATACCAAACCCTCTCTTGGACAGAATGGAGGTCATTGCTATTGCTGGTTACATCGCTGATGAGAAAATGCACATTGCTAGAGATTATCTTGAGAAAACTGCACAAGAAACATGCGGTGTCAAACCTGAACAG GTTGAGGTAACTGATGCAGCTCTTCTTGGCTTAATAGAAAATTACTGCCGAGAAGCAGGAGTTAGGAACCTTCAAAAGCACATAGAGAAGATCTATCGTAAG ATTGCTCTTCGACTTGTGAGAGAAGGATCATCCAATGAATCTGTCATTAGTGGAGAGGTAGTCCAATCTGCTGAAGCCAAAGCAGAAGTTGATGAAACTGATCAGCATGCAGCTGCAAATGAGACTGCTGCTGAAGTTGAATCAGTAGGGAATAGCAGTCATGAGCTTAAATCTGAATCCTCAGTTCAGACAAGTGACCAGCCTAAGGATCCAAAG GATGCTACAGAAACTGAGAAACTTAAGGAAACTGAAACAAGTAAGGCAGTTGAGAAAGTGTCGGTTGATGCCTCAAATCTTGCCGATTTTGTTGGGAAACCAGTTTTCCATGCGGAGCGCATCTATGATCAGACTCCTGTTGGAGTTGTGATGGGTCTAGCTTGGACTGCCATGGGTGGTTCCACCTTGTACATTGAAACTACTGAAGTTGAGCAAGGAGAAGGGAAAGGTGCCCTTCATGTCACTGGTCAACTTGGAGATGTTATGAAAGAAAGTGCGCAAATTGCTCACACACTTGCCAGAACCATTTTGCTGGAGAAAGAACCTGCTAACCCCTTCTTTGCCAATACCAAGCTCCATCTCCATGTTCCTGCTGGGGCCACCCCAAAAGATGGGCCAAGTGCTGGTTGCACCATGATCACTTCCTTGCTATCCCTTGCCATGAAGATGCCTGTTAGGAAGGATCTAGCAATGACTGGGGAAGTGACTCTGACTGGGAAGATTCTTCCGATTGGAGGG GTGAAGGAGAAAACAATAGCAGCAAGGAGGAGCGAAGTGAAGACCATCATATTCCCGTCTGCTAACAAACGTGATTATGATGAGCTTGCACCAAATGTAAGAGAAGGTCTTGATGTGCACTTTGTAGATGACTACAGTCAGATATTCAATTTAGCATTTGATAATAACACAGGAAATTAG